From one Haloferax marinisediminis genomic stretch:
- a CDS encoding F0F1 ATP synthase subunit C has product MIEAIEPLMTALQSEAASGPAITASAAAALAVGLAAFGAGYAERGIGAAAMGAIAEDEDLFVNGLILTVLPETLVILALVVVFLV; this is encoded by the coding sequence ATGATTGAAGCAATTGAACCCCTCATGACTGCACTGCAGAGTGAAGCAGCTTCTGGCCCCGCAATCACCGCCTCCGCCGCCGCGGCCCTGGCGGTCGGTCTCGCCGCATTCGGCGCAGGATACGCAGAGCGTGGCATCGGTGCCGCTGCGATGGGCGCCATCGCTGAGGACGAGGACCTTTTCGTTAACGGGCTGATCCTTACGGTTCTTCCCGAAACCCTCGTCATCCTCGCGCTGGTCGTCGTCTTCCTGGTCTAA
- a CDS encoding V-type ATP synthase subunit I has translation MLRPEQMSKVSVTGSKGIMPEVIEAVHDLRLLDVTEYDGSWQEEFGFETGSPIEGAESASDKLVTVRSLKSILGVDENDAGRQRIVPDDALGEPLEEIRSKVNELDDRRSELENKRNALDDEIDAMEPFVDLGIDLELLSGYDSLQVVVGEGKLEPVERAIVDAPTIGTYEIFSGQRTHAIFARPTKDASETALVDALVGSDFATYEIPDAEGSPEDHVRNLEQEKREIESKLDTVESELNDLKVEEGEFLLAAEERLAIDVQKTEAPLSFATTENAFVAEGWIPTGQYNEFASELKSIVGEHVDIEELERASFTHDGHDHATEDVRETGGTATATDGGTLTMANDEPPTVQSNGGAVKPFELLVQAVSRPSYFELDPTVILFLTFPLFFGFMIGDFGYGLLYTAIGYFLYTNFDSNALKSMGGVTIAAGVSTTLFGILYGEIFGLHLITEYFWVGVVGLEHAPIEKGLSPATAEWALGWLTVSVVIGIIHLNIGYIFDFVDLADLHGVKEAVLEAGSWILMLNGLWIWIFSPALGDIPPNFIFTTFSSEGVVPLGFSGFPEIVGWAGLGLFFVGLALLAIAEPIEVVEFINVLSNVLSYTRLAAVLLAKAGMAFAVNLLFFGAYEHHGEFHFLLNYGPEYALEHYEGAVILFPGLMHSGAAGLVGGLVVLLLGHALVLALGVTSAGLQAVRLEYVEFFGKFFEGGGREYEPFGYERQFTTED, from the coding sequence ATGCTCAGACCTGAGCAGATGAGCAAGGTCTCGGTGACCGGTTCCAAGGGCATCATGCCCGAGGTCATCGAGGCTGTCCACGACCTCCGACTGCTGGACGTCACCGAATACGACGGCTCGTGGCAGGAGGAGTTCGGATTCGAGACGGGGAGCCCAATCGAAGGCGCGGAGAGCGCTTCCGACAAACTCGTCACCGTTCGCTCGCTCAAGAGCATCCTCGGCGTCGACGAGAACGACGCCGGCCGCCAGCGCATCGTCCCCGACGACGCGCTCGGTGAGCCTCTCGAAGAGATTCGGTCGAAGGTCAACGAACTGGACGACCGCCGCTCCGAACTGGAGAACAAACGGAACGCGCTCGACGACGAAATCGACGCGATGGAGCCGTTCGTCGACCTCGGAATCGACCTCGAACTGCTTTCGGGGTACGACTCCCTGCAGGTCGTCGTCGGAGAAGGCAAACTCGAACCGGTCGAGCGCGCCATCGTCGACGCGCCAACCATCGGAACCTACGAGATATTCTCCGGTCAGCGCACCCACGCCATCTTCGCACGTCCCACGAAGGACGCCTCGGAGACGGCGCTCGTGGACGCACTCGTTGGGTCCGACTTCGCGACGTACGAGATTCCGGACGCCGAGGGAAGCCCCGAGGACCACGTCCGCAACCTCGAACAGGAGAAACGCGAAATCGAGTCCAAGCTCGACACGGTCGAGTCTGAACTCAACGACCTGAAGGTCGAGGAAGGCGAGTTCCTCCTCGCGGCCGAGGAGCGTCTCGCAATCGACGTTCAGAAGACCGAAGCACCACTCTCGTTCGCGACGACGGAGAACGCCTTCGTCGCCGAGGGATGGATTCCGACTGGACAGTACAACGAGTTCGCCAGTGAACTGAAGAGTATCGTCGGTGAGCACGTCGACATCGAAGAACTCGAACGTGCGTCGTTCACCCACGACGGTCACGACCACGCGACCGAAGACGTCCGCGAAACCGGCGGCACCGCTACGGCGACCGACGGCGGCACGCTCACGATGGCCAACGACGAACCGCCGACGGTCCAGAGCAACGGTGGTGCGGTCAAGCCGTTCGAACTGCTCGTGCAGGCAGTGAGCCGACCGAGCTACTTCGAACTCGACCCGACCGTCATCCTGTTCCTGACGTTCCCGTTGTTCTTCGGGTTCATGATCGGTGACTTCGGGTACGGACTGCTGTACACCGCAATCGGGTACTTCCTCTACACGAACTTCGACAGCAACGCGCTCAAGAGCATGGGTGGCGTCACCATCGCGGCCGGTGTGTCTACGACGCTGTTCGGCATCCTGTATGGCGAAATCTTCGGGCTGCACCTCATCACCGAGTACTTCTGGGTCGGTGTGGTCGGTCTCGAGCACGCACCCATCGAGAAGGGTCTGTCGCCGGCGACCGCTGAGTGGGCACTCGGCTGGCTCACTGTGAGCGTCGTCATCGGTATCATCCACCTCAACATCGGGTACATCTTCGACTTCGTCGACCTCGCTGACCTCCACGGTGTGAAGGAAGCGGTCCTCGAAGCCGGTTCGTGGATTCTGATGCTCAACGGCCTGTGGATCTGGATCTTCAGCCCTGCGCTCGGCGACATCCCGCCGAACTTCATCTTCACGACGTTCAGCAGCGAAGGCGTCGTCCCGCTCGGCTTCTCCGGATTCCCGGAGATCGTCGGCTGGGCTGGCCTTGGCCTGTTCTTCGTCGGCCTCGCGCTCCTCGCGATTGCCGAGCCGATCGAGGTCGTCGAGTTCATCAACGTCCTCTCGAACGTGCTGTCGTACACTCGTCTTGCCGCAGTGTTGCTGGCGAAGGCCGGAATGGCGTTCGCAGTCAACCTGCTGTTCTTCGGGGCGTACGAGCACCACGGTGAGTTCCACTTCCTGCTCAACTACGGGCCGGAGTACGCACTCGAACACTACGAAGGAGCAGTCATCCTGTTCCCCGGCCTGATGCACTCCGGTGCAGCAGGTCTGGTCGGAGGGCTCGTCGTCCTCCTCCTCGGACACGCACTCGTCCTTGCACTCGGTGTCACGAGCGCCGGTCTGCAGGCCGTGCGTCTCGAGTACGTCGAGTTCTTCGGCAAGTTCTTCGAGGGCGGTGGCCGCGAGTACGAACCGTTCGGCTACGAACGCCAGTTCACCACCGAAGACTAA
- the ahaH gene encoding ATP synthase archaeal subunit H, with amino-acid sequence MPRQEVLERIKTAEQEADDIVEEAEAKREELVAEARREADEIRSEAEEQANELESERLQEGRKEIEAERERILEEGEEARDELIAEAEDRIDDAVEFAVGKFEEAVDAQT; translated from the coding sequence ATGCCGAGACAAGAGGTTCTCGAACGAATCAAAACGGCCGAGCAGGAGGCCGACGACATCGTCGAAGAGGCCGAGGCCAAACGTGAGGAACTCGTCGCGGAGGCGCGCCGCGAGGCCGACGAGATTCGCTCCGAGGCCGAAGAACAGGCCAACGAACTCGAATCTGAGCGTCTGCAGGAAGGACGCAAAGAGATAGAGGCTGAACGGGAACGCATCCTCGAAGAGGGCGAGGAAGCCCGTGACGAACTGATCGCCGAGGCGGAAGACCGCATCGACGACGCGGTCGAATTCGCCGTCGGCAAGTTCGAGGAGGCGGTTGATGCTCAGACCTGA
- a CDS encoding methyltransferase domain-containing protein, with translation MGVLENKARARLFYKYLSKVYDQVNPFIWNEEMRDEALEMLDIQQDDRVLDVGCGTGFGTEGLLRYTDDVHGLDQSIHQMQKAWEKFGKNDEVRFYRGDAERLPFADDSFDVIWSSGSIEYWPNPVDALEEFRRVVKPGNKVLVVGPDYPKTGVFQKLADAIMLFYDEEEADRMFEDAGFVDIEHHILQRQPGSPRAIVTIARAPEDE, from the coding sequence ATGGGAGTCCTCGAAAATAAAGCGCGGGCCCGCCTGTTCTACAAATACCTCTCGAAGGTGTACGACCAGGTCAACCCGTTCATCTGGAACGAGGAGATGCGCGACGAGGCGCTCGAAATGCTCGACATCCAACAGGACGACCGCGTCCTCGACGTTGGCTGTGGAACTGGGTTCGGGACCGAAGGACTGCTCCGCTACACGGACGACGTCCACGGTCTCGACCAGAGCATCCATCAGATGCAGAAGGCGTGGGAGAAGTTCGGTAAGAACGACGAGGTCCGGTTCTACCGCGGCGACGCCGAGCGCCTGCCGTTCGCCGACGATTCGTTCGACGTCATCTGGTCGTCTGGGTCTATCGAGTACTGGCCGAACCCCGTCGACGCGTTAGAAGAGTTCCGACGCGTGGTCAAACCCGGCAACAAAGTGCTCGTCGTCGGTCCCGACTACCCGAAGACTGGCGTCTTCCAGAAACTCGCGGACGCGATTATGCTGTTTTACGACGAGGAAGAAGCCGACCGGATGTTCGAGGACGCAGGCTTCGTCGACATCGAACACCACATCCTCCAGCGACAACCCGGAAGCCCGCGGGCGATTGTGACCATCGCACGCGCACCTGAGGACGAATAA
- a CDS encoding type IV pilin, whose translation MSRQFQHATRGSTPLVGSVLFVGLLVVLAGVVGVAALDAAASQPTPLRPTVLSVDVADETVALTHEEGAPLDVRSLRIRITVDGDELAFQPPVPFFSARGFQPGPTGPFNIAADARWTVGETASVELAGTNRPAISPGARVVVSVYDGETLVAVLRTVAS comes from the coding sequence ATGTCTCGTCAGTTCCAGCACGCCACGCGTGGGTCGACCCCGCTCGTCGGGAGTGTTCTCTTCGTGGGCCTGCTCGTCGTCCTCGCCGGCGTGGTCGGTGTCGCCGCGCTCGACGCTGCAGCGTCGCAACCGACCCCGCTTCGCCCCACGGTCCTGTCGGTCGATGTCGCCGACGAGACGGTCGCACTGACTCACGAGGAGGGTGCGCCGCTGGATGTTCGCTCACTTCGAATTCGAATCACGGTCGATGGAGACGAACTGGCGTTTCAACCGCCAGTTCCGTTCTTCTCGGCGCGCGGATTCCAACCCGGCCCGACTGGGCCGTTCAACATCGCTGCGGATGCACGGTGGACAGTCGGTGAGACTGCGAGTGTCGAACTCGCGGGGACGAATCGGCCGGCGATTTCGCCGGGCGCGCGGGTCGTCGTCAGCGTGTACGACGGAGAGACACTAGTCGCCGTGCTCCGAACTGTGGCGTCGTGA
- a CDS encoding DUF7094 domain-containing protein, whose protein sequence is MKALPLFVVVLLVVSPVLAAADSGGVANQATALDGAAFAQTQPPANETIRVLDITEDSLVQSTVESENIDLGPSLDFAALRAGGQIQKYASIQRIESVGDDVSLRSQLILGELNRVEQRAIALQSAQQSAITQYNADELSSRELLVELARIDAEARDLDDRRIALRELATETPDFSVDPGRLAALERELDTFTGPVRAHATDVLSGNADPTRFSVRTSQDGVVLSTVTDDSYIREVYRGDLRNRDESGLSPTVALDTVAGSYPEVWESRATQNGADVVGAGNSYLVRINHDRGQLFAYVDSGSENVFKEAQIRPLDSVSRGTPATEVKDGLNLTVYRTYPGGPLRIQLNESASDDPIDANVTIGVEASQESTLLGRTGPDGAIWTVSPSSPYTITVIRGNAAVVLTTSPTPTPELSTNTSAPSNSTTTNSQSTPPTETTTAAQ, encoded by the coding sequence ATGAAGGCCCTCCCGCTCTTCGTCGTCGTACTCTTGGTGGTGTCACCGGTTCTCGCTGCGGCCGACTCCGGTGGTGTTGCGAACCAAGCGACAGCTCTCGATGGGGCGGCGTTCGCCCAGACCCAACCACCGGCAAACGAGACCATCCGTGTCCTCGATATCACGGAGGACTCACTCGTCCAATCGACAGTCGAGTCCGAGAACATCGACCTCGGTCCATCGCTCGACTTCGCCGCCCTCAGGGCCGGCGGCCAGATTCAGAAGTACGCGTCCATCCAACGAATCGAGTCGGTCGGCGACGACGTGAGCCTCCGCAGTCAACTGATACTCGGTGAGTTGAACCGCGTCGAACAACGGGCAATCGCCCTCCAGAGCGCGCAGCAGTCAGCAATCACCCAGTACAACGCCGACGAACTGTCTTCCCGAGAACTCCTCGTCGAACTCGCTCGCATCGATGCCGAGGCCCGCGACCTCGACGACCGACGTATCGCCCTGCGGGAACTCGCCACAGAGACTCCCGACTTCTCTGTGGACCCCGGGCGGTTAGCGGCACTCGAACGCGAACTCGACACGTTCACTGGCCCGGTCCGCGCCCACGCGACCGACGTCCTCTCGGGGAACGCAGACCCGACGCGGTTCTCCGTCAGAACGAGTCAGGACGGGGTTGTTCTCAGCACCGTCACTGACGATTCGTACATTCGAGAGGTCTACCGTGGAGACCTCCGCAACCGAGACGAGAGCGGCCTCTCACCGACTGTGGCACTGGACACTGTCGCCGGAAGTTACCCCGAAGTCTGGGAGAGTCGCGCGACGCAGAACGGTGCGGACGTCGTCGGCGCGGGGAACAGTTACCTCGTCCGAATCAACCACGACAGAGGGCAACTGTTCGCGTACGTCGACAGCGGGAGCGAGAACGTGTTCAAAGAGGCACAGATTCGCCCACTCGACTCGGTCTCTCGCGGCACCCCCGCGACCGAAGTCAAAGACGGCCTCAACCTCACGGTCTACAGAACCTACCCCGGCGGTCCACTCCGTATCCAACTCAACGAGTCCGCGAGCGACGACCCAATCGACGCGAACGTCACCATCGGTGTCGAAGCGAGTCAGGAGAGTACGTTACTCGGCCGGACTGGCCCCGACGGGGCGATTTGGACCGTCTCACCGTCGAGTCCGTACACCATCACAGTCATCAGAGGAAACGCGGCAGTCGTCCTCACGACGTCGCCAACGCCGACACCCGAGCTGTCGACGAACACGTCCGCACCGTCGAACTCCACGACGACCAACAGCCAATCGACGCCGCCGACCGAGACGACGACCGCGGCACAGTAA